One genomic window of Prochlorococcus sp. MIT 0801 includes the following:
- a CDS encoding cob(I)yrinic acid a,c-diamide adenosyltransferase, producing MVLNGIGITTASESQERSHGQLHVYDGEGKGKSQAALGVVLRTIGLGICEKRQTRVLLLRFLKGPGRSYDEDAAIDALQQGFPHLIDQVRTGRGEFFSADQSTKFDYQEAQRGWDIAKGAIASALYSVVVLDELNPVLDLGLLPVAEVVKTLTARPNGMEIIVTGRAAPNPLIKVAELHSEMRAHRRPEINKDEILFENNVGGIEIYTGEGKGKSTSALGKALQAIGRGISQDKSHRVLILQWLKGGSGYTEDAAIAALRESYPHLVDHLRSGRDAIVWRGQQKPIDYVEAERAWEIARAAISSGLYKTVILDELNPTVDLELLPVEPIVQTLLRKPSETEVIITGRCKNQPIYFDLASVHSEMVCHKHYAEKGVDLKRGVDY from the coding sequence GTGGTTTTAAACGGTATAGGGATTACGACAGCATCGGAAAGCCAGGAACGTAGTCACGGACAATTACACGTTTATGATGGAGAGGGCAAAGGGAAAAGCCAGGCGGCTTTGGGGGTGGTTCTGAGGACTATAGGTCTAGGCATATGTGAGAAAAGACAAACAAGGGTATTACTTCTTAGATTCTTAAAAGGACCTGGTCGCTCGTATGACGAAGATGCCGCAATTGATGCTTTGCAGCAAGGCTTCCCTCACCTTATTGATCAAGTTCGTACTGGCAGGGGTGAATTTTTTAGTGCCGATCAATCCACCAAATTTGATTATCAGGAAGCTCAAAGAGGATGGGATATAGCAAAGGGGGCAATTGCTAGTGCCTTATATTCAGTGGTTGTCCTAGACGAATTGAATCCTGTTTTGGATTTAGGATTATTGCCTGTTGCAGAAGTTGTAAAAACACTTACTGCTAGACCAAACGGGATGGAAATCATCGTCACTGGAAGAGCGGCACCAAACCCTCTGATTAAAGTTGCGGAACTTCATTCTGAGATGAGAGCGCACAGACGACCTGAAATCAATAAGGATGAAATTCTTTTTGAGAATAATGTTGGTGGAATTGAAATATATACCGGTGAAGGGAAAGGTAAATCAACCAGTGCTTTGGGTAAAGCTTTACAAGCTATCGGTAGAGGAATTAGTCAGGATAAAAGTCATCGAGTATTAATTCTTCAATGGCTGAAGGGTGGTAGTGGATACACAGAAGATGCCGCTATTGCGGCTCTTCGAGAAAGTTATCCTCATCTAGTGGACCATCTTCGATCTGGTAGAGATGCGATTGTTTGGAGGGGGCAGCAAAAACCAATTGATTATGTAGAAGCTGAGAGAGCATGGGAAATTGCAAGGGCAGCTATTTCAAGTGGTCTTTATAAGACTGTGATTTTGGATGAGTTAAACCCAACTGTTGATTTGGAACTTCTCCCAGTTGAGCCTATTGTTCAAACATTGCTTCGTAAACCTTCAGAAACTGAGGTGATCATCACAGGAAGATGCAAAAACCAACCTATATATTTTGATTTAGCAAGTGTTCATTCTGAGATGGTGTGTCACAAGCACTATGCAGAAAAAGGAGTTGATTTAAAAAGGGGAGTTGATTATTAG
- the moeB gene encoding molybdopterin-synthase adenylyltransferase MoeB, whose amino-acid sequence MEQSQNAGNLSSEEIARYARHLSLPEIGIKGQEKLKSSSVACIGTGGLGSPLLIYLAAAGIGRIGIIDFDVVEYSNLQRQIIHNTNSIGLLKTESAKQHLRKINPSCRVDLFNQKLTSSNALDILRSYDVICDCSDNFPTRYLINDACLILNKPDIYGSIARFEGQVSVFNWKEDSPNYRDLIPTPPPQELIPSCSEAGVMGILPGIMGTIQAAEAIKIITNIGYPLNGRILIFNALKMQFKELKLKSDPENRNIHKLIDYKGFCSEVKVKNEVDCDIKSISIKELKKLLGQSSKEILLIDVRDQNEYNQYSIQGSTLIPLSTIESGKAINEIKILTAKKNLYVFCKSGKRSLRALKHLHKFGIRGISIQGGIEAWKKEEN is encoded by the coding sequence ATGGAGCAAAGCCAGAATGCAGGAAATTTAAGTTCTGAAGAAATTGCTAGGTATGCAAGACATCTAAGTCTCCCTGAGATAGGTATCAAAGGCCAAGAAAAATTGAAGTCAAGCTCTGTTGCTTGCATTGGGACAGGAGGACTAGGGTCGCCACTTTTAATTTATCTTGCAGCAGCTGGAATTGGACGTATCGGAATAATTGATTTTGATGTCGTTGAATACTCAAATTTACAAAGACAAATCATTCATAATACAAATTCAATAGGTCTACTAAAAACAGAGTCTGCTAAACAACACCTACGCAAAATAAATCCTTCTTGTCGAGTTGATTTATTCAATCAAAAACTAACAAGTAGTAATGCTTTGGACATACTTAGATCTTATGATGTGATATGTGATTGTTCAGACAATTTTCCAACGCGTTACCTAATTAATGATGCTTGTCTAATACTTAATAAGCCTGATATATATGGTTCAATTGCAAGATTCGAAGGACAGGTAAGTGTATTTAATTGGAAGGAAGATAGTCCCAACTATCGAGATCTTATTCCCACGCCCCCTCCACAAGAATTAATTCCATCTTGCTCTGAAGCAGGAGTGATGGGAATTCTTCCAGGCATTATGGGTACAATTCAAGCAGCAGAAGCCATAAAGATAATAACAAATATTGGTTATCCACTAAACGGTAGGATCCTCATTTTTAATGCATTAAAAATGCAATTTAAAGAGCTAAAATTAAAGTCGGATCCAGAAAATAGAAATATCCATAAATTAATAGATTATAAAGGTTTTTGTTCAGAAGTTAAAGTCAAGAATGAGGTTGATTGTGATATAAAAAGTATTTCAATTAAAGAATTAAAAAAACTTCTTGGTCAATCTTCAAAAGAAATACTATTAATAGATGTTCGCGACCAAAATGAATACAATCAATATTCAATTCAAGGATCAACGCTTATACCTCTTAGCACTATTGAAAGTGGGAAAGCCATAAATGAAATTAAAATTCTTACCGCAAAAAAAAATCTTTATGTATTTTGCAAAAGTGGGAAAAGATCATTACGAGCACTAAAGCATTTGCACAAATTCGGAATTAGAGGCATTAGTATTCAAGGAGGTATTGAAGCCTGGAAGAAAGAAGAAAATTAA
- the speD gene encoding adenosylmethionine decarboxylase translates to MDPFFSELHPNPGWGDSCKSKDIDIIQTNSSENIGRHYILELYQCDHAKLNDEAFIRTTITSSAKIAGATLLNLVTHSFKPQGVTGLALLAESHISIHTWPEIGYAAIDVFTCGDHTMPEKACKLLFKNFLAQHFSFKNIEREIPSRIQTLHREP, encoded by the coding sequence ATGGATCCTTTTTTTTCCGAATTGCATCCAAATCCTGGATGGGGTGACTCTTGTAAGTCAAAAGATATAGACATTATACAAACTAATTCTAGTGAGAATATTGGAAGGCATTACATACTTGAACTATATCAATGCGATCACGCGAAGCTTAATGATGAAGCTTTTATAAGGACAACCATCACATCATCAGCCAAAATTGCTGGTGCAACACTTTTAAATTTGGTCACACATAGCTTTAAACCTCAGGGGGTAACAGGACTAGCTTTATTGGCTGAATCTCATATCTCCATACATACTTGGCCTGAAATTGGTTATGCAGCTATTGATGTTTTCACTTGTGGTGACCATACGATGCCTGAAAAAGCTTGTAAGTTACTCTTTAAAAATTTTTTGGCTCAGCACTTTTCTTTTAAAAATATCGAAAGAGAAATCCCTTCAAGAATCCAAACTTTGCATCGTGAACCTTGA
- the ppc gene encoding phosphoenolpyruvate carboxylase: protein MLKNPSNENISNHSTVCVEDQDPGSLLQQRLELVEDLWKTVLKSECPPDQTERLLRLKQLSDPSKSNQDNSSQAIVQLITKMDLAEAISAARAFSLYFQLVNILEQRIEEDSYLESIEKGKLDNSNSQIDPFAPALASQTAPATFTQLFERLRRLNVPPAQLDGLMREMDIRLVFTAHPTEIVRHTVRHKQRRVATLLQQLQSNSLISESEKEIFRLQLEEEIRLWWRTDELHQFKPTVLDEVDYALHYFQQVLFDAMPQLRRRLTTALASSYPDVEIPNEAFCTFGSWVGSDRDGNPSVTPEITWRTACYQRQLMLDRYIASVQELRDQLSISMQWSQVSSPLLESLEMDRVRFPDVYEERAARYRLEPYRLKLSYTLERLRLTQLRNKQLADAGWQFSPDGKPLISTDNSFDEFLHYKSVDELKNELELIRNSLVSTDLTCEPLDTLLNQVHIFGFSLASLDIRQESTRHSDALDELTCYLDLPESYGAMSEESRVQWLMKELKTRRPLIPPAFEWSKSTQETISVFHMLHRLQKEFGTRICRSYVISMSHTASDLLEVLLLAKESGLIDPTLGASDFLVVPLFETVEDLQHAPSVMESLLQTDVYRELLPRVGEKKQPLQELMLGYSDSNKDSGFLSSNWEIHKAQIALQDLASRQGIALRIFHGRGGSVGRGGGPAYQAILAQPSGTLQGRIKITEQGEVLASKYSLPELALYNLETVTTAVIQNSLVTNKLDATPSWNELMTRLAARSREHYRALVHDNPDLVQFFQVVTPIEEISKLQISSRPARRKSGAKDLSSLRAIPWVFGWTQSRFLLPSWFGVGTALATELKTDPDQMEMLRMLNQRWPFFRMLISKVEMTLSKVDLDVAHHYMVSLGGGDDRDAFAAIFDIISSEYTLTKKLILEITDKSKLLSADPALQLSVNLRNRTIVPLGFLQVALLKRLRDQNRQPPISEDMSSDSTQSSRTYSRSELLRGALLTINGIAAGMRNTG from the coding sequence ATGTTGAAAAATCCTTCTAACGAAAATATCTCTAATCACTCGACAGTATGTGTTGAGGATCAAGATCCTGGATCTTTATTGCAACAAAGGCTTGAACTAGTTGAGGATCTATGGAAAACCGTTCTCAAAAGTGAATGTCCACCTGATCAAACCGAGAGATTATTGCGATTAAAACAATTAAGTGACCCTAGCAAGTCAAATCAAGATAATTCCTCACAGGCAATAGTCCAATTGATTACAAAAATGGATTTAGCTGAGGCGATATCTGCTGCTAGGGCTTTTTCTCTTTATTTTCAGTTGGTAAATATTCTGGAGCAACGTATAGAAGAGGATAGTTATTTAGAAAGCATAGAAAAAGGGAAGCTAGACAATAGTAATTCTCAAATAGATCCATTCGCTCCAGCTTTAGCTAGTCAGACTGCTCCAGCAACTTTTACACAATTATTTGAGAGATTACGTCGTTTGAATGTGCCTCCAGCTCAGCTTGATGGTTTGATGAGGGAAATGGATATTCGTCTTGTTTTTACAGCTCATCCAACTGAAATAGTTAGACATACTGTCCGCCATAAGCAACGAAGGGTTGCAACTCTTTTGCAGCAACTTCAATCTAATAGTTTAATTTCCGAATCGGAGAAAGAAATATTTAGGTTGCAACTAGAGGAGGAGATAAGGCTTTGGTGGAGAACCGATGAGCTTCATCAATTTAAACCGACTGTTCTTGATGAGGTTGACTATGCCCTTCATTATTTTCAGCAGGTTTTGTTTGATGCCATGCCTCAATTAAGAAGGAGACTGACCACTGCACTTGCTTCAAGTTATCCAGACGTAGAGATCCCTAATGAAGCTTTTTGTACGTTTGGGTCTTGGGTAGGCTCGGATCGTGATGGGAATCCATCTGTTACTCCTGAAATCACATGGAGAACAGCCTGTTACCAAAGACAATTAATGTTGGATAGATACATTGCATCAGTCCAAGAGTTAAGAGACCAACTGAGTATATCTATGCAATGGAGTCAAGTAAGTTCTCCTTTGCTAGAGTCATTAGAAATGGATAGAGTTCGTTTCCCCGATGTCTATGAGGAAAGGGCTGCTAGATATCGACTGGAACCTTATCGATTGAAGCTTAGCTATACACTTGAGAGACTACGACTTACTCAGCTACGTAATAAGCAGCTAGCGGATGCTGGATGGCAATTCTCACCTGATGGAAAGCCTTTAATATCTACCGATAATAGTTTTGATGAATTTCTCCACTACAAATCTGTAGATGAATTAAAGAATGAATTAGAGCTTATTAGAAATAGTCTAGTAAGTACAGATCTAACGTGTGAACCACTAGATACTTTGCTAAATCAAGTTCATATCTTTGGTTTCTCTTTGGCTAGCTTAGATATTAGGCAAGAAAGCACACGACATAGTGATGCTTTGGATGAGCTCACTTGCTATTTAGATCTACCTGAGTCGTATGGAGCGATGAGCGAGGAAAGTCGAGTTCAATGGTTGATGAAAGAATTAAAAACTCGGAGACCACTGATTCCTCCTGCTTTTGAGTGGTCAAAAAGTACTCAAGAAACTATCTCGGTTTTTCATATGCTTCATAGGCTTCAGAAAGAATTTGGTACTCGTATATGTCGCTCGTATGTAATTTCGATGAGTCATACGGCATCAGATTTATTAGAAGTTCTTCTTTTAGCCAAAGAGTCCGGTTTGATTGATCCAACTTTAGGAGCTTCTGATTTTCTCGTTGTTCCATTATTTGAAACGGTTGAGGATTTACAACATGCTCCCTCTGTAATGGAGTCGTTGCTCCAGACAGATGTTTATCGTGAATTACTTCCACGAGTAGGAGAGAAAAAACAACCGCTTCAGGAACTTATGCTTGGATACTCTGATAGTAATAAGGATTCTGGTTTTCTCTCAAGTAATTGGGAAATTCATAAGGCTCAAATTGCACTCCAAGACTTAGCTAGTAGACAAGGAATAGCATTACGTATTTTTCATGGTAGAGGAGGGTCTGTAGGAAGAGGCGGTGGACCAGCTTATCAAGCTATTTTGGCTCAACCTAGTGGTACACTCCAAGGACGTATAAAAATAACAGAGCAAGGAGAAGTTCTTGCCTCAAAATATAGTCTTCCAGAATTAGCTTTATATAATCTTGAAACTGTAACTACAGCAGTTATTCAAAATAGCTTAGTTACCAATAAATTGGATGCTACACCAAGTTGGAATGAATTGATGACCAGACTTGCAGCTCGTTCAAGGGAGCATTACCGAGCTTTAGTTCACGACAATCCAGATTTGGTTCAATTTTTTCAAGTAGTTACTCCAATAGAAGAGATTAGTAAGTTGCAAATTTCTAGTCGTCCTGCCCGACGAAAGAGTGGTGCAAAAGACTTATCAAGCCTTCGAGCTATCCCATGGGTCTTTGGTTGGACTCAAAGTCGTTTTCTCTTGCCAAGTTGGTTTGGTGTTGGTACGGCTTTAGCTACTGAATTAAAGACAGACCCCGACCAAATGGAGATGTTGCGAATGTTGAATCAGAGATGGCCATTCTTTAGAATGTTGATCTCTAAAGTTGAGATGACACTCTCAAAAGTTGATTTAGATGTTGCCCATCATTATATGGTTAGTTTAGGTGGCGGTGATGATCGGGATGCTTTCGCTGCAATTTTCGATATTATTTCAAGCGAATATACCTTGACTAAGAAATTAATTTTAGAAATTACTGACAAGTCAAAACTATTAAGCGCAGACCCTGCTTTGCAGTTATCTGTCAACCTGAGAAATCGGACTATTGTACCTTTAGGATTTTTACAAGTTGCTCTTCTTAAACGCTTAAGAGATCAGAACCGTCAACCACCAATTAGTGAGGATATGAGTAGTGACTCTACTCAAAGTTCACGTACATATAGCCGTAGTGAATTATTGCGTGGTGCATTGTTGACTATAAATGGTATTGCTGCAGGTATGAGAAACACAGGATGA
- a CDS encoding anthranilate synthase component I family protein, whose product MLNLDKEEFLLSASRGANYVPLAKSWPADLETPLTTWLKVGNDSPSGVLLESVEGGETIGRWSLVASDPLWKVIVRGDELTRCWRNGAQEKFHGNPVEILRKMLEPYKSVSLSGLPQLGQLFGMWGYELIQWIEPSVPTYELSDQDLPDGIWMFMDKILIFDQVKRVITAVAYGNLSDGVSSEEAYEIAFKQINELEELMASPLKPIKSLKWNRRANRSLDIAINTSKSEFEHSVEAAKEFIKQGDVFQLVLSQKLESTVRQKPFELYRSLRMVNPSPFMAFFDFGDWQLIGSSPEVMVKAQQTEKGIQTSLRPIAGTRPRGENDLEDSALEKDLLKDPKERAEHVMLVDLGRNDLGRVCAPGSVVVKELMVIEKYSHVMHIVSEVEGTLKKEKDIWDLLIASFPAGTVSGAPKIRAMQLINQLEKQRRGPYSGVYGSIDLNGALNTAITIRTMIVRKNNQNSFTVEVQAGAGVVADSIPSNEYQETLNKAKGMFTALACLEPQDL is encoded by the coding sequence ATGCTTAATTTAGATAAGGAAGAATTTCTTTTGTCGGCGTCCAGAGGGGCTAATTATGTTCCTTTGGCAAAAAGTTGGCCGGCAGATTTAGAAACTCCTCTCACAACCTGGTTGAAAGTTGGTAATGATTCTCCTTCAGGAGTATTGCTTGAATCAGTAGAGGGTGGAGAAACTATCGGTAGGTGGAGTTTAGTGGCATCAGATCCTCTTTGGAAGGTAATAGTAAGGGGCGATGAATTGACTAGATGCTGGAGAAATGGAGCACAAGAAAAGTTCCATGGAAATCCTGTTGAAATCCTCAGAAAAATGCTTGAACCTTATAAATCTGTTTCTTTGTCTGGTTTGCCACAGCTGGGACAACTTTTTGGGATGTGGGGATATGAACTAATTCAATGGATAGAGCCCTCAGTGCCTACTTATGAATTATCAGATCAAGACCTACCTGATGGTATTTGGATGTTTATGGATAAAATTCTTATTTTTGATCAAGTCAAACGCGTAATAACAGCTGTTGCGTATGGAAATTTAAGTGATGGAGTTTCTTCTGAAGAAGCTTATGAAATTGCCTTTAAACAAATCAATGAACTTGAAGAATTAATGGCTTCTCCTTTAAAGCCAATAAAGTCTTTAAAGTGGAATCGAAGAGCGAATAGATCTCTTGACATCGCTATTAATACCTCAAAAAGTGAATTTGAACATAGTGTTGAAGCGGCAAAAGAATTTATTAAGCAAGGCGATGTTTTTCAGTTAGTTCTTAGTCAAAAATTGGAATCGACTGTCAGGCAAAAACCCTTTGAACTATATAGAAGCCTGAGGATGGTAAACCCTTCTCCATTTATGGCGTTTTTTGACTTTGGAGACTGGCAACTTATTGGCTCTAGCCCGGAGGTAATGGTCAAGGCCCAACAAACAGAAAAGGGTATTCAAACAAGCTTGAGACCAATCGCAGGCACTCGTCCCAGAGGTGAAAATGACTTGGAGGATTCAGCCCTAGAGAAAGATCTTTTAAAAGATCCCAAAGAACGAGCTGAACATGTGATGCTAGTAGATTTGGGTCGTAATGATTTAGGTCGTGTTTGTGCCCCAGGTAGTGTTGTTGTAAAAGAATTAATGGTTATTGAAAAATACTCGCATGTAATGCATATCGTTAGTGAGGTTGAAGGTACTTTAAAAAAAGAAAAAGATATATGGGACTTATTAATTGCTTCTTTCCCTGCTGGGACCGTAAGTGGAGCACCAAAGATAAGAGCAATGCAACTAATCAATCAATTAGAAAAACAACGTAGAGGGCCCTATTCCGGCGTTTATGGGTCTATAGATTTGAATGGAGCTTTGAACACTGCTATTACTATCAGAACAATGATAGTACGTAAGAACAATCAAAATAGTTTTACTGTTGAAGTTCAAGCTGGGGCAGGGGTTGTTGCAGATTCTATTCCTTCTAATGAGTATCAAGAAACTTTAAATAAAGCCAAAGGGATGTTTACTGCTTTAGCTTGCTTAGAACCCCAAGATTTATGA
- the larE gene encoding ATP-dependent sacrificial sulfur transferase LarE, which yields MFFSQLESLTDSELKQLKLLREFIKDINRVCVAFSGGVDSSLVATIAQEQLGSKAFAVTGVSPSLAPYLLKQARLQAAWIGIHHEECQTNEINEPNYFKNPENRCFTCKQELHKHLTKISKTFHDAQILDGVNYDDLHDFRPGINASKQAGVISPLAELEIDKKSIRSISKSLGLPWWDKPAQPCLASRIPFGEEISSKRLEQIALAEEWIINQGFSKVRVRSQGLSARIELPANQINNFLKIVERDKLIKYFLSLGFNSISLDLEGLISGKLTRDIKTT from the coding sequence GTGTTTTTTAGTCAACTTGAATCTTTAACTGACTCAGAACTAAAGCAATTAAAATTGTTAAGGGAGTTTATTAAAGACATCAATCGTGTATGTGTTGCTTTTTCTGGAGGCGTTGATAGTTCTTTAGTAGCGACAATAGCCCAAGAGCAGCTGGGTTCAAAAGCCTTTGCCGTCACTGGTGTATCGCCTTCTTTAGCTCCATATTTGCTTAAGCAAGCGCGTCTTCAAGCAGCTTGGATTGGGATTCATCATGAAGAATGCCAAACAAATGAAATCAACGAACCAAATTACTTTAAAAATCCTGAAAATAGATGTTTTACATGCAAACAAGAATTACATAAACATTTAACTAAAATTTCAAAAACATTCCATGATGCTCAAATCCTTGATGGTGTGAATTATGACGACCTTCACGACTTTCGACCAGGCATTAACGCATCTAAGCAAGCAGGAGTGATATCACCTCTTGCTGAACTAGAAATAGATAAAAAATCAATTCGTTCCATTTCTAAATCATTAGGTTTACCCTGGTGGGATAAACCTGCACAACCTTGTTTAGCCTCTCGTATTCCTTTTGGAGAGGAAATAAGTTCAAAAAGGCTTGAGCAGATTGCGTTAGCAGAAGAATGGATAATTAATCAAGGTTTTTCAAAAGTACGTGTAAGAAGTCAAGGTCTATCAGCCAGAATCGAATTACCCGCAAATCAAATAAATAACTTTCTTAAAATTGTTGAAAGAGACAAATTAATAAAATATTTTTTATCTTTAGGTTTCAATTCAATAAGCCTAGATCTTGAAGGTTTGATTAGTGGAAAACTCACTAGAGATATCAAGACTACTTAA
- the gshA gene encoding glutamate--cysteine ligase: MTNCMLLKGFEVELFTGTYAGENVGVASAITQDLSDFVKEPDQRNLEYITVPDQRYSVLKHALLLPRQKLRKWLDFHKLTILPGSTLSLGNTKIFERSDLENSYHSFIEKNYGTNVVTASIHINLGIENLSLLFSALRLVRCEASLFLALSASSPFLAGHVMGAHSQRWVQFPKTPSNVPMFVDHPHYVAWVEEQLGQGSMQNERHLWTSVRPNGPERPHILNRLELRICDLVANADLLLAITALLELRIINLKNNMKKFDPIEASSKTQEELALLADENDLIAAKSSLDANLSHWKNGKQIKCRDWIKELLLDVTPLAKELDMFELLQPIESVLTNGNQSMIWLDSYSKGVSIQTLLQHGIGEMEREETNFIQMNSTY, encoded by the coding sequence ATGACCAACTGTATGCTTTTAAAGGGGTTTGAAGTGGAGCTTTTTACTGGCACATATGCTGGTGAAAATGTGGGTGTTGCCTCTGCTATTACTCAAGATCTATCAGATTTTGTCAAAGAACCGGATCAAAGAAATCTTGAGTACATAACTGTTCCAGATCAAAGATACTCTGTTTTAAAACATGCACTTTTACTACCAAGACAAAAACTTCGGAAATGGCTTGATTTTCACAAACTTACAATTCTGCCTGGGAGCACACTTAGTCTAGGTAATACAAAAATTTTTGAAAGGTCAGATTTAGAAAATTCTTATCACTCATTTATAGAAAAAAACTATGGCACTAATGTCGTAACAGCAAGTATTCATATTAATTTAGGTATTGAAAATTTATCCTTACTTTTTTCGGCTCTCCGCTTGGTTAGATGTGAGGCATCATTATTTCTTGCATTAAGTGCTAGTTCCCCTTTCTTAGCAGGACATGTGATGGGTGCACATTCTCAAAGATGGGTTCAATTCCCTAAGACACCCTCCAATGTTCCGATGTTTGTGGATCATCCACACTATGTGGCATGGGTTGAAGAGCAACTAGGTCAGGGCAGTATGCAAAATGAAAGACATTTGTGGACATCAGTAAGGCCAAATGGTCCAGAAAGACCACATATCTTAAATCGATTGGAATTAAGGATATGTGATTTGGTAGCTAACGCTGACTTGCTTTTGGCCATTACAGCGTTACTTGAACTAAGGATTATTAATCTTAAAAACAACATGAAAAAATTTGATCCAATTGAAGCAAGCTCTAAAACACAAGAAGAATTGGCTCTATTGGCAGATGAAAATGATTTGATCGCAGCCAAATCAAGTCTTGATGCCAATTTATCTCATTGGAAAAATGGGAAACAAATCAAATGTCGTGATTGGATAAAGGAACTTCTATTGGATGTAACTCCTTTAGCTAAGGAGCTCGATATGTTTGAGTTACTTCAACCTATTGAATCTGTTTTGACCAATGGAAATCAATCAATGATATGGCTTGATTCTTATTCCAAAGGAGTATCAATTCAGACTCTGCTTCAGCATGGTATTGGTGAAATGGAACGAGAAGAGACAAATTTTATTCAAATGAATTCAACCTATTAG
- the recF gene encoding DNA replication/repair protein RecF produces the protein MQLHQLELNNFRNYRRFQFELTENRLIVIGQNGVGKSNLLESVELLSSLRSHRSNRNQDLIFWDQDQAFLSAMIEDDQKLSLELNRKGGRKAYKNEKLLTRQIDLIGPMRSVGFSALDLELIRGEPSLRRNWLDRIVQQLEPIYCDLIGRFSRLLRQRSQLWRNLSVESSKDQNILLDSYDMQMALVSTRIHRRRSRILDRLLPIASNWQKYLSNSKEKLDITYMPGSKLEGEESERLWMESIERQLLEMRSEEEVTGHCRVGPHRDDVRFLVNDVDARRFGSAGQQRTIVLALKLAELELIKTLYGKSPILLLDDVLAELDPKRQLLLLEAVGQKHQCLISATHVESFEGEWVRNSQLMELDSFG, from the coding sequence ATTCAACTTCATCAGTTAGAACTTAATAATTTTCGAAATTATCGACGTTTTCAGTTTGAGTTAACTGAAAATCGGTTGATAGTTATAGGCCAAAATGGAGTTGGTAAATCTAATCTTCTTGAATCAGTAGAACTTTTATCTAGTTTACGTTCTCACCGATCGAATCGGAACCAGGATTTAATTTTTTGGGACCAAGATCAGGCTTTCTTATCTGCAATGATTGAAGATGATCAAAAACTTTCCTTAGAATTAAATAGAAAAGGTGGTAGAAAAGCCTACAAAAATGAAAAACTTTTAACTCGTCAAATTGATTTGATTGGACCGATGAGAAGCGTAGGCTTTAGTGCTCTGGATCTAGAATTAATTAGAGGAGAACCTTCTCTTAGAAGAAATTGGTTAGATAGAATTGTCCAGCAACTGGAGCCTATTTATTGTGACTTGATCGGAAGGTTTTCTAGATTGCTGAGGCAAAGAAGTCAGCTTTGGCGCAATTTGAGCGTTGAATCGAGCAAGGATCAAAATATTCTATTGGATTCTTATGATATGCAAATGGCGTTGGTGAGTACAAGAATTCATCGGAGACGTAGTCGTATTTTAGATCGTCTACTTCCAATAGCTTCAAACTGGCAAAAATATCTTAGTAATAGTAAAGAGAAATTGGATATTACATATATGCCGGGTAGTAAACTTGAAGGTGAAGAGAGTGAAAGGCTTTGGATGGAGAGTATTGAACGGCAACTTTTAGAAATGAGGTCAGAGGAAGAGGTGACAGGCCATTGTCGAGTAGGTCCTCATCGTGATGATGTACGGTTTTTAGTAAATGATGTAGATGCTAGACGCTTTGGTTCTGCTGGTCAGCAGAGGACTATTGTGCTGGCTTTGAAATTGGCCGAATTAGAATTAATTAAAACACTTTATGGCAAATCTCCAATTTTACTTTTAGATGATGTTTTGGCTGAGCTAGACCCCAAACGTCAATTATTGCTTTTAGAGGCTGTCGGTCAAAAACATCAGTGTTTGATCAGTGCAACACATGTGGAATCTTTTGAAGGTGAATGGGTGCGAAACTCACAATTAATGGAATTAGATTCTTTTGGTTGA